A portion of the Eubacterium maltosivorans genome contains these proteins:
- a CDS encoding NAD-binding protein: MKTSVKKTAVIVGCSQMGARLAMSLSNKGYKVVIMDKDYHAFERIDRHFLGTEFLGDGQDLTALRSLGVDNIKLFVAATGNDADNLTLSRKAEKLYHLSRVYARLSGSRSREQLKRCATDHAPAV, translated from the coding sequence TTGAAAACAAGCGTAAAGAAAACTGCTGTCATTGTGGGATGCAGCCAAATGGGCGCCCGCCTGGCAATGTCTTTATCGAATAAGGGCTATAAGGTTGTGATCATGGACAAGGATTATCACGCCTTTGAAAGGATCGACCGGCATTTTCTGGGAACTGAGTTCCTTGGTGATGGACAGGATTTGACAGCACTTCGTTCTTTAGGGGTTGACAATATCAAGCTTTTCGTGGCAGCGACCGGAAACGATGCCGATAACCTTACCCTGTCACGCAAGGCTGAAAAGCTTTATCACCTGAGCCGCGTCTACGCGAGGCTGAGCGGAAGCCGCAGCCGTGAACAGCTGAAACGCTGTGCCACAGATCATGCTCCGGCAGTATAG